Below is a genomic region from Actinomadura sp. NAK00032.
CCCGCTTCAGGCTGACGAGGGGGTCGGGGGTGGTGACGGTGCGGGTGCCGCCGTTCCCGCCGTCGCCGAGGCCGAACATGCCGCGCGGCTCCAGGCCCGGCACCGCGGCCGGCAGCAGCACCGCGACGGCGACCGCGCCGACCGCGATCCGGCGGCCGCTCACCGCCAGCGGCGTCGCGTCGGGAGGCGCCGCCCCCGCGGCCGGAGGCGAGTCGGCGCCGGCGAGCGGGACCTCGCGGGGCCGCCGGTGGGTGGTGACCGTCCGGCCCCACCCGCCGACCTTCTCGCGGGCGTCGGCCATCAGCAGGCCGAGGAAGCCGAGCGCGCCCGCGCCGAACGCCAGCCAGCCGACGCCGTCCTCGCGGACGGCGGCGGGCACGCTGTACATGGCCAGCAGCGGCAGCCCGGCGGGCGCGGTGCGGTGCAGCCGGACGGCGAGCAGGTCGACCAGCGCCGCGACCAGCCCGATGCCGGTGGCGGTCAGCATCGCGATGCCCGGCAGCAGCGGGACCGGCGCCGCGTACCGGTTCGCGGCCTGCCAGCCGCCCCCGGCGAGGTCGCCGAGGTGCCGCAGCGACTCCGGCGACGGCACGAACGCCAGCCACGCCCTGTCGGAGGCGTACACGAGGTTGAGGTACAGCAGCAGCGCGGCCAGCCCGAACACGAGGTTCATCGGCGCGGGCAGCCGCAGCCGCCGCGACAGCATCCCGCCGCCGGCGACCGCGAGCACCGCGCCGAACCCCGCCCAGAACCAGCCGGACTTCTCGAACAGCGGGTAGAGGCCGAGGGAGCCGGCGAGCGTCGCCACCCCGGCCATGGCCGTCATCCGGATCCTCATGCACCGTCCCTGACGAAGTCCTCGCCGGCCTTGCCGGCCGCCGTCCACGCCTGCGCGAGCGCCGCGGCGGTGCGGACGGGCAGCACGCGCCAGCCCGCCGCGCGCAGCAGCCCCGCCGCCGCGTCCCGGTCGGCGCCGCCCGCCGGCCCGCCGCCGACGAGCACCGCCACGCGCGTGCCCTTGCCGCTGCGCACTTCGGCGACCGAGCGGGCCTCCTCGGCGGTCAGCGCGCCGAACACCGCGACGACCAGGCCCTCGCCCTCCCGGCCGCCGCCGCGCAGCGCGGTCAGCCCCGCCGACAGCGACCCGCCCTTGGACCGGCGCGCCACGGCGAGCGCGTCGAGCAGCAGCCCCTCGAAGGCGCCCTCGGACGGCGCGGCCGGCAGCGCCTCACCGGCGTCGGTGACGTACCGCAGGCTCATCCCGGTGCGGACGAGGTGCACGCCGATCGACGCGGTCGCCGACACGGCCTGCTCGAACGAGCCGCTCAGCCCCTCGCCCCAGTGCGCGGTGCGGCGGGTGTCGAGGAACAGCGTCCCGCTGCTCTGGAAGTGCTGCTCCTCGCGCCGGACCATCAACTCGCCGTGCCGGGCGGTGGACCGCCAGTGCACGCGGCGCAGGTCGTCGCCGTGCCGGTACTCGCGCGGGGCGGCGTCGTCCTCACCGGCGGCGGAGACCGCGCGGGCGACGCTGTCGCCGCCGCCCGTCCAGGCGCCCGACAGCCGGCTGTGCGGCAGCGGGACGATCGCGGGCGTCACGGTGAGGGTGTCGGACAGGCTGAACGAGCGCACCAGCTCCACCATCCCGAACGGGTCGGCGAGCCGGACCGTCAGCGGCCCGACGCGGTAGCGCCCGCGCACGTCCGAGCGGATCCGGTAGCCGAGCTGGCGGGAGCCGTGCGGCTCGATCCGCTCCAGCACGAACCGGGCCCGGCCGCCGAGCGCGTAGGGCACCCGGTCCTCCACCATGAGCAGCCCGCTCGGCAGCCGCGACACGTTCTCCAGCCGCAGGTCGACGCGGGACTCCCGGCCGACCGGCAGCCGCGCCGGCTCCAGCCGCCGCGCGCACGCGAGCCGGTACCGGGTCCGCGACACCGCGAGCATGCACAGCAGCGGCAGCACCAGCACGAGCACCCCGGCCCGCAGCAGGTCGCGCTCGCCGAGGACGACCGCGCACACGATCGCGGTCGCGCCGGCGGCCACGAAGGACCGCCCGCGCGTGGTGAGGCCGGCGAGCGCGCGTCGCACCGGTCACTTCCCGGGGGAGGGCACCGGCAGCCGCTTCACCAGTTCGGCGACGACCTGCTCGGGGCGGCGCCGCTCCACCTGGGCCTCCGGCGTCGGCAGCAGCCGGTGCGCGAGGACGGGGACGGCGAGTTCCTGGACGTCGTCGGGGACGACGTAGTCGCGGTCGTCGAGCGCCGCGTACGCGCGCGCCGCCCGCACCAGGTGCAGCGTCGCCCGGGGGGACGCGCCGAGCCGCAGCTCGGGGTGCTTGCGGGTGGCGGAGACGAGGTCGATCGCGTACTGCCGCACGGCCGGCGCGACGTGCTGGCGCCGCACCACCTCGATGAGGTCGCGGACGTCGGCGGCGTGCGCGACCGGGGCGAGCCGGTCGAGCGGGGACGCCTGGCCGTGCGTGTCGAGCATCTCCAGCTCGGCGGCCGGGTCGGGGTACCCCATCGAGATGCGGGCGGTGAACCGGTCGCGCTGCGCCTCCGGCAGCGGGTAGGTGCCCTCCATCTCCACCGGGTTCTGCGTGGAGATCACCATGAACGGCGGCTCCAGCGCGTAGGTGGTGCCGTCCACCGTGACCTGCCGCTCCTCCATGCACTCCAGCAGCGCCGACTGCGTCTTCGGGGACGCGCGGTTGATCTCGTCGCCGACCACGATGTTGGCGAACACCGGGCCCGGCTTGAACTCGAACTCGCGCAGCTCCTGGTTGTAGGCGCTGACGCCGGTGATGTCGCTGGGCAGCAGGTCCGGGGTGAACTGGACGCGCCGCACCGAGCAGTCGACCGAGCGCGCGAGCGCCTTGGCCAGCATCGTCTTGCCGACCCCGGGGACGTCCTCGATCAGCAGGTGCCCCTCCGCCAGCAGCACCGTGAGCGCGAGCCGCACCACCGAGGGCTTGCCCTCGATGACGGTCTCCACCGCGTCCCGGATCTTGTTCGCGACATGGGCGAGCCCGTCGAGCCCGCGGCCGGCCCCCTCGCCTCCCGAGGCGCGCCGCCGGGCCGGGTGGGAAGCCGGTGGGTCGGTCTCCATGAACGACTCTCCGTGCGTGCCTACTGCCACCAAACCCTCCTCAGCCGTCCCACCCGACAGTACGTCGTCGGAACGCCCGCCGCGATGTTCATGGGGAACGCGAGCCCATTGTGCTGCACGGGGCGGACGGCGCACGCCGCGCGCCGCGCGCCACTTCGCTCCACCACGATCATCCACCGCACGCCGCGGCACCCGGAATCGCGTCACCGGGCGCTCGCGGCCGGTCCGGCGCGCGGTGGGGGCGCCGCTGGGCCCCACCTCGCACCACCCTCTCTGACCTGCGGTTTCGTGCGCGAAATTCGTCCGGGGGAGGTGTTTTTCTTGTTGACGGTGGGGAAGAGTGGAGTAGAGTGGGGCGCCGTGGGGGCGGTAGCACCCCATGCGGCGCGGGAGGTGGGGCCGGTGTTCCTCGGCACCCATTCACCGCGCCTCGACGACAAGGGACGGCTGTTCCTGCCGGCGAAGTACCGCGAGGAGCTGTCGGGGGGATTGGTGATCACGAAGGGCCAGGAACGCTGCCTGTACGTCTTCCCCATGGCGGAGTTCCAGCGGATTACCGAGGCTCTGCGTGCCGCGCCGGTCACGGAGAAGGCGGTCCGGAGCTACAGCCGGGTCTTCTTCGCCAGCGCCTCCGACGAGGTTCCGGACAAGCAGGGCCGCGTCACCATTCCTCCGCCCCTGCGCAAGTACGCGGGGCTCACCCGCGACTGCGCGGTCATCGGCGCGAACACGCGCCTGGAGATCTGGGACGCCCAGGCATGGGAGACCTACCTGGAGCAGGAGGAGGAGACGTTCTCCGACGTCTCGGAGGAGGTGTTGCCAGGGATCCTCTGAGCGAATGACTCGTCGGTCCGTTGACCGGCTATGGCCCACGTTCGGCCAGGTCTCCAGCCGCTCTCCGAGCCAGCTGGCGCAGCTTCCCCGGTGCCAGACGGCGACCCCCCGCGGAAACGCGGTGATCTTCCTCTAGGGCAGCGGATGGGGACCTGGCCGGGCGAGGCCGCCGCCGGGGGCGCGGAACGGTCCGGTCCGGCGATGCCACGCAGTCCGCGAGCGAAGTGGCAGTACAGGGGGGTGAACCATGGACGTGGGCGACCACGCGTCCGAGGAGGCCGGCGTGCCCGCCGGCGACCGGGGGCCCGGCAGCGGCCACGTGCCGGTCATGCTCGGCCGCGTCCTTGAACTCCTCGTCCCCGCCGCCGAGGCGGTGACGGGCCGCGACCCCGTCTACCTGGACGCCACGCTCGGCATGGGCGGCCACGCCGAGGCGATGCTGCGCGCCGTCCCGCGGCTGCGGCTGATCGGCCTCGACCGCGACACCCTCGCGCTGGAGCGCTCCGCGCGCCGGCTCGCCCCGTTCGGCGACCGGGTCGCGCTGGAGCACGCCGTCTACGACGAGATCCCCGCGGTGCTGCGCCGGACCGGCGTGCGCGCGGTGGACGCCGTCCTGTTCGACCTCGGGGTGTCCTCCCCGCAGCTCGACGAGGCCGACCGCGGCTTCGCCTACTCCTACGACGCGCCGCTCGACATGCGGATGGACCGCACCCAGCGCCTCACCGCCGCCGAGGTCGTCAACGGCTACCCGCCCGCCGAGCTCGCCCGCATCCTGCGCGAGTACGGCGAGGAGCGGTTCGCCCAGCGGATCGCCTCGGCGATCGTCCGCGAGCGCGAGCGCGCCCCGCTGGAGTCCACCCGCAGGCTCGCCGACCTCGTCCGCACCGCCATCCCGGCCGCGACCCGCCGCACCGGCGGCAACCCGGCCAAGCGCACCTTCCAGGCGCTGCGCATCGAGGTGAACGGCGAGCTCGACAGCTGGCGCCGGGCGCTGCCCGCCGCACTGGACGCGCTCCCGGTCGGGGGCCGGGTCGCCGTCCTGTCCTACCACTCCCTCGAGGACCGCATCACCAAGCAGGTCCTCGCCGCCCAGGCGGCCGACACCACCCCGCCGGACCTGCCCGTCCCGCTGCCCGAGCACGAGCCGAGGTTCCGGCTCCTGACGCGCGGGGCCGAGCTGCCGTCCGACGCGGAGACCACGACCAACCCACGGGCCGGATCGGTGCGGATGCGCGCCGCGGAGCGGGTCCGGGAGGCGACATGACGACGACGAGCAGGCGCCCGCCGACCAAGGCGCCCAAGAAGAAGAGGACGGCGGCGCCGGCGCCCGCGGCGCGGGGCGCGACGGCGACGGCCGCGAAGGCCGCGCCCAAGGCCCCGCCGAAGGCTCCCGCCAAGCCCGCGCCGAAGACTCCCGCCAAGGCTCCGGCCAAGACCGCGGGCACGGGCAGCGGCAAGGGCACGGCCGCCGCGCCCGCGAAGGCGGCGGGCGGCAAGAAGGCGAAGGCGGCGGCCCGGTCCCGCCCGGCCGCGGCCGGGCGGGCCGCGCCGCGCGCGCCGTTCGTGCTGCTCATCATCGGGCTGCTCGGCGGCGCGCTGGTGAGCCTGCTGCTGCTCAACACCGTCCTCGCCGAGGACGCGTTCACCCTGACGCGGCTCCAGCAGAGCAACAAGCAGCTGGAGCAGCAGCGCCAGGCCTACGAGGAGGAGATCGCCCGCGAGGGCTCCCCGGCGGGGCTGGCGCGCAAGGCCGAGGCGCTCGGCATGAAGGAGGCCGAGGACCCGGCCTTCTTCGACGCCGACACCGGCCGGCCCGGCGCCGGGAAGATCCGGCCCGTCCCGCAGGCGGCCGCCGCGTCCGCGGGCGCCGCGGGCGTGCTCGGCGTCCCCGGCACCGTGGTGCCCGGCGACGGCGTGCGGCCGCCGGCCGGCAGCGGCGCGCGGGCCGGGAACGGGACGCCGTGACGCGGCGCGGCAGCGGGGAGCGGGGGACGAGATGACGAAACGGCCGGGACCCGGGGCCGCCGGCCCTCCGCCCGGCCGGCGGCGCGGGCCGGACGGCAGGGCCCCCCGGGGCTCGGCCGGGCGGGACGACAAGAGCGGCCCGGGCGCGGCGCG
It encodes:
- the rsmH gene encoding 16S rRNA (cytosine(1402)-N(4))-methyltransferase RsmH; this translates as MDVGDHASEEAGVPAGDRGPGSGHVPVMLGRVLELLVPAAEAVTGRDPVYLDATLGMGGHAEAMLRAVPRLRLIGLDRDTLALERSARRLAPFGDRVALEHAVYDEIPAVLRRTGVRAVDAVLFDLGVSSPQLDEADRGFAYSYDAPLDMRMDRTQRLTAAEVVNGYPPAELARILREYGEERFAQRIASAIVRERERAPLESTRRLADLVRTAIPAATRRTGGNPAKRTFQALRIEVNGELDSWRRALPAALDALPVGGRVAVLSYHSLEDRITKQVLAAQAADTTPPDLPVPLPEHEPRFRLLTRGAELPSDAETTTNPRAGSVRMRAAERVREAT
- the mraZ gene encoding division/cell wall cluster transcriptional repressor MraZ translates to MFLGTHSPRLDDKGRLFLPAKYREELSGGLVITKGQERCLYVFPMAEFQRITEALRAAPVTEKAVRSYSRVFFASASDEVPDKQGRVTIPPPLRKYAGLTRDCAVIGANTRLEIWDAQAWETYLEQEEETFSDVSEEVLPGIL
- a CDS encoding MoxR family ATPase, translated to MAVGTHGESFMETDPPASHPARRRASGGEGAGRGLDGLAHVANKIRDAVETVIEGKPSVVRLALTVLLAEGHLLIEDVPGVGKTMLAKALARSVDCSVRRVQFTPDLLPSDITGVSAYNQELREFEFKPGPVFANIVVGDEINRASPKTQSALLECMEERQVTVDGTTYALEPPFMVISTQNPVEMEGTYPLPEAQRDRFTARISMGYPDPAAELEMLDTHGQASPLDRLAPVAHAADVRDLIEVVRRQHVAPAVRQYAIDLVSATRKHPELRLGASPRATLHLVRAARAYAALDDRDYVVPDDVQELAVPVLAHRLLPTPEAQVERRRPEQVVAELVKRLPVPSPGK
- a CDS encoding DUF58 domain-containing protein; the protein is MRRALAGLTTRGRSFVAAGATAIVCAVVLGERDLLRAGVLVLVLPLLCMLAVSRTRYRLACARRLEPARLPVGRESRVDLRLENVSRLPSGLLMVEDRVPYALGGRARFVLERIEPHGSRQLGYRIRSDVRGRYRVGPLTVRLADPFGMVELVRSFSLSDTLTVTPAIVPLPHSRLSGAWTGGGDSVARAVSAAGEDDAAPREYRHGDDLRRVHWRSTARHGELMVRREEQHFQSSGTLFLDTRRTAHWGEGLSGSFEQAVSATASIGVHLVRTGMSLRYVTDAGEALPAAPSEGAFEGLLLDALAVARRSKGGSLSAGLTALRGGGREGEGLVVAVFGALTAEEARSVAEVRSGKGTRVAVLVGGGPAGGADRDAAAGLLRAAGWRVLPVRTAAALAQAWTAAGKAGEDFVRDGA